The genome window gagcgaattagatattaaaggacatttgtagctcgaatgatatatatatatatatatatatatatatatatatatatataaaggtagaagccacgaaggaaagtgaaagaaacaagagagtagctgcaagatctttctactcattgtcgaaagatcttgcggctattccactgtttcactttccttcatggcttttacctttatttatatattcatcacactccaaactttcgtgattcagttatacacacacacacacctatatatatatatatatatatatatatatatatatatatatatatatatatatatatatatacgtatatgtatgtatctttgcTTATTCCCATTTTTAAAGAATTCTTATGTTAATTTACTTCTGTTTTCCAAGTTTCTTATCCTTTACAGTGTTTcccagtgaagattccaccatttatCGCCAAGAAGTTCACCCTGCCATtgattttttattcaagtttttattgaatttaagaaACAATGGTAAGTTATTAGAGAAAATCGCAAAACTAGATTAGGAAGACTATTGTGAAGTAGCGAAGACGCGATTCTCTAATTACACAGaataaattcttaataataaaGCAATCTAACTTCATACATATACttcatcaatattttcaatttttttttaaatttcttatgaCTTCTTTTccgatatttttcttatataaggACATATGAATACTTAGTTAGAATAAAAGATCTCAAATGAATCATGTTTGATATCTGTAATCCAAGACATTTGATATTTCAGCGAAATAGATGGGAGAGAATTTCAGGTCTGGCATCCTACGTCAGTGTAATTTATTCCAAatctaaatttcctttaaaatatcagaTGGCAATTCaggttcgttaaaaaaaaaatatgagaaatataatcGTTGGCATTCATCTTTATACAGATCACAAACTCCGTTGACAGGCGCTTCTGCTCAGTGACCAGGATCTCCGTTGAACTTATCCCAGGGCAACGACTCTCGATCTACTCTTCGCTGAGCCACTGTTCTATGAGCGAGAATATTTTCTGCCTCGCCTCCTGCAGCTGGGGCAGATCGTCAGATGTTGGGGGGTACATGTTTGCGCAGTGAGCGGTACCTTTGTTTTGAGGGAGGAAATTGGGAAGTGATGTTAGTCATGCAGCTGCAAATAGATcagatttgttgaaaaatatcaatAATCCAGGTGAAGggaataattgtaatatatataatttgaatattgatgAATTAATCACTAGGATCAACAACAATTCAAGATGGATGATGTAAAATGAATGAACAAGTAAAAGATAAAcgcttaggccccgtccacacggccgagctttgctcgacgaactttgttcgatgtgacgtcagaagcggagaaaccgcggcaaagttctgacttttctcgctgtttctacgcttctgacgtcacatcggacaaagttcgtcgaccaaagctcgaccgtttGGACGGGGCCTTAGTCGATTGAAGTATTGTTCCTTGTGCTCTTTAGCTTCCATTTCCTCTATTTCCTATCACTTTTAGTTATTCATAATCCCAAGGAATCACTTATCTCTTATATCATAGGAAAGGTCTCATATTATAATGCTTATGATCAGTAAGAAGGGAATCTTATTACGAAAGATATGGAAACTGGGATAAAATGAGACTTTGATTGTTTATTCAGATACTCACTTAATTAGGCCGATAGACTGCTCAATAGTTTCGAATTCAAGTCATAACTTCAACGATTTAAAgcaagaatttaataataaaagtcataaattcattcattttacatGTTATAATTTACAACTCGGAACAATTTATGCCAGATTATTCTATACTCTTTAAAAACAGAAAGCTCTAAATCAAACCAAATAGGGAAAAAGTTTTTGGTAATCTCTATAAAAGCTCATTCCCCAGCCATGAGATTAAAACTCCATTTCAACAAAATTATCTTAATAAACTGTATATCTTGCTGATTTATCTTAATCTaagtaatttattcagttttcaatAAGAGATTTATGTCCCTAACCCGTTCGTGCCCGATAATTTTAGCAGTCTATAAACTTACGAACATATTTACtttgaaaagaaaggaagaatatatatatatatataatatatatatatatatatatatatatatatatatatatatatatatattctaaccaGTTCAAGATTGAAAAAAGGCAAAACTTCATATATTCAGAACAGtctgaaaaagaatataaaaactgTAAAAACTCAGATTACTATCTAATTTCAAGCCAGAAATTTAGAAATCTCTCCATTTAAAAATTCAGGATTTCATGTAATTTAAGACCAGAAAATCAAGGGGTTCTAAAAAAAtgaacttagttattttcaaaataagagtTATAACTTCAAGCTAAAACCATCTCAGTAAAGACTTTAATACACTCTAATGTTCGGGAAGTTCTTTATTTTCAAATCTGAAAATTGTAACTAAAACCATTTGAATAAAGATGAATTTAATACTCTTTAAAATCTCGGGAATTTTTTCCTCAAACAAGAAAAATGTAATCTTAAATATTTGGAGCAAGATGACTTCAAGAAACTCTGGAATAaattatatactaaattttaaaaCCCAACCTTATACTCCACTTTAAAGAAGAAGAGTTTGATAAGCTCTAAAAAttcagatatctatttcttttaacAGAAACACTTATACCTACTATCATTtaaggaagaagtttttttttagtacATTCTTGAAACTCacgaattatttcattttaaaagttgAAAGTTATAACTCCAATCAGTTCAAGAAATGTGATTAAAAGGTCCTAAAAGAACTTCAGAACTCACGAATTATTTCAGCTTAAAATGACAAAGTTATAACTAAAGTCGTTTCaagaaatatgattaatagaCTCAAACAacttgaaaaaagaagaaaaacgaacGGAGATGATACTTCTCGCTACCTTGGATGAAAATTGCTGGTGCCTCACTGCTCAGGTCAGAAGTGATTCCCAGAGCGTGCCAAGGGTCAATGTTGCCGTTCACGAATACCACGCGGGTCACGTTGGGGGTCAAACCACCGTAGTTGGCGTTCGTCTTCTTGATAGCCTCCTCCAGGAACTCAACTGTGAAGCTGTCGAGAAGATAAATCTATGATTCTTGACTTATCTTGGTTTGGTTGTTAATTAGTCCTTATTCTCGTCTttgatttttcctgtttttatcaCATGGAAACTTTATTTTTGTTGGCGTTTGCTGTGAAAGCTGTTATTATTGTcagtttttatcattgttttatactaaaataataataataataataataataataataataataataataataataataataaattgctgATGTTCGAAGACGATACAGTATTGACTGGGTCTAGCGGAGAGAAGCTGCAGAGATCGGTGAAATAGTTTGAGAGCATTTATTTACgaaatgaaacaagtaaaaaatgcgccaaagtttcttcggcgcaattggggttttctgtaaagcgtatgaactgcggcccatgaaactttctgccacggcctggtggtggcctgtccaatagcgttgccagacacacgatcatggctaactttaaccttgaataaaataaaaactactgaggctagaggattaCAATTTGGTTTGTTAGATGATTGGATGGTGAATGACCAACATaacaacttgcagccctctagcctcagcggtttttaagatctgagggttgacagacaaagccatctcaatggttttcttttacagaagagtAAAAGCTGAGAATCAACAGGAGCATGGGTACGGTTAGGAAGGTAAATGGGAACTAGGAAGATGGGTGGGTGAGTGTTGATATGGGTTATTTGGGAAGAAATagcaccctgtggtaggggtgtaagaatactaccaccgtaggtccagTGTGACGTAAaaagcgactaaaaggacagctgctgccttgaagtcttactcttttagtaaaaggctaggcccaccaccaataactgtggaaactgctgccttgcagtcttactttttagtaaaaggctaggcccacctccaataactgtaATTTGCAAGAGTTCTGCAAGTATGGTCTGAGGTGCAGAGAGTATAAGCTTAATCAGGGCAAATCCGTTACCATGGGAAAATTATTGCAGAAATAgtgcttggcaaaaaaaaaaaaggatgataaaTTTCCGCTTCCTCCAGCAAAATGCTTCGGTTTCCAACCATTcgttaaaaaaatttcagatttacgTCAAGCACGTAAAAGAAATGTCAGTTtatcgatttttatttatttatttaatataaaggaACTAAAGATTTTCACTGCATGTTTTAGGAGCCtcgaataaatatgaaaataaatttgtttttagtAAGTGACGGGATGGATATTCTATCGAAAATTTCAAGCAAGAATTATAACACATTCTTTTTAGTTTCTTTGTGTTTTTCTAAGTCGCTTACTCTAGTTGAATAGTATATTGACATTTTGGCTTCGTTACTTTAGAATGGAAAATACAACAAGGCGTTTGAAAACTTATGACggagagaaacagaaaatatGTTGACCTAAAGATCAtttaaaatcatacaaaatatgaCAATATGAACGGTGCTATACGGATGAGATACCGATGAAGCTATACTGATGTCGACTTGCGAGCAGTTATACTCATTACCACTCAAGGATAacggtgtgtgttgtgtgctttATAATTGTGAATGTTAGGAGTAGTTCAGAAAGTGATGTCGCACAGACAATATGGATCTTACCAAGGTTATTTCTTAAAATAAGCTTTGGAGCTAATTAAACACGAAACATctattttatccttgttgctcCTGAAATCTTCCCAAATTAAATCAAGAATGTGATTGAAACGATATGTCTAGAATGCACGGTTTTCCGCCTTAAGGCTGGAGTAATCATTCACAAATTACAAGctgtatatactatagtagattcacatcaaccgtgcatttgatgtctaggcagtcccttacgacgctcctgattggctgttgataagccaatcacagggctggaaactctcacagtctttctcgagagagttcacataggcaggatgtatgtcccacctctcataaagggatacttttgaaagacgtatttctcaagaaaggtggaacatacatcctgcctatgtgaactcttgagagagactgagcgtttacagccctgtcattggcttatcaacagccaatcaggagcgtcgtaagggactgctagacatcagatgcacgatggATGTGAATCTACGACATACGATAGTCGCGGCTCGATGTCTCTTCCGCAACACTGCTGAAAAACACAATCCTCTATATAGCAGCAAAACTTTTATGTGAATGTATCTTTGGACAGCCATTCTAGCTCATTTTTCCCTCACGTGTGATTACCTGCTAGAATCATCTGTCACTTAAATAAACGCAGGGCTAAGGGTATcagaaataagaaatatgaagCTGACAACGCCAAATACTTAACGAACAAACCCAGATGAGTCTATAGTATACCTAGTAGGTAAAACTTCATTGAGATGGAGCAAGTTACGTGGCAATGAGAGGATGCTGCTTACAATGTAACGGTTGAAACAGAAAGAAAACGAAGCAATGTAGAGAAGGTAGAGCAAGACACGCAAAACGCTGATTTTTACAATTATTGCCACTGTAGGCCATAATTCGTACGCACCTAGGACCGTAGATATCTTGGCACATTTGGGTGAAAAACTCCAGGGGAAACCGGTGACCGAATGGTTGTTCGTCTGAATCTGAGCCTTGATACCATCCGAACTCGGTACATGTTTGGTAATACCAAGATcgacctgtaaaaaaaaaaaaatgaaaataaagagaaaacaatGCTTTCAACATACACTCACAcccacaaactatatatatatatatatatatatatatatataatatatatatatattatatatatatatatatatatatatatatatatgtatatctatgtatatatatatatacatatatatatatatatatatatatatatatcatatatatatatatatatacatatatatatatatatatatatatatattatatatgtatatatatatatgtgtatataatatatatatatatatatatatatatatatatatatatatatatatatatatataatttttgatttttttgtgtgGTTTTCCTTGAAGTAGTTTGGTACCAGAAGATATTACCTCTTGTTctcaacaatgtttttttttttttttttttatgaagctgcTAAATCGCCCTTCTTCACCCCGATGTAACCACTACAGTCGACTAACCCCCAGAtatataattcacataatttGCTTACATTTCTTAGTATTAAAGTAAGTACGgtacttataaaataaaaaaagattgtatCTGGTTACATTCCCAACGTATGCATGCTCAAGATCTTAACACTAAGAGACAGCAAATCAAAACGTTATCCCAAGATAAATGCACCGTAATACAGACATAGATGATTAGGAATCAACAAACTTACTGAGGGATTAGATGTGAATAAGAAATCAGGACCCTGGCAATAATTCTAATCCGATATGTTTCATAATTCATTACATCTTTCGAGTCACACGAAGGAGCATTGAGCATTTCATTACCTCTGTTATATTAGCGTCTTTGGTCCTTCGTTTCTTGTCGAGAAACCGCTTAAATTCTCAATTGACTTAcaggcacacacgtacacactcaCACTTGCGTCAAATCACACGGTATTTACCGTAGATATAGATATCTGTGGTATTTACCGTTACTTTTACTTCACACATTGTCCTTTAGTACCTGCCTTCTGTCCCAAAATGTTCAACCTTCTGTGTTATCATTATGAGAGCAAAGCTAAATAGCGAGAGTAGAATTTAATCGCATCCAATTCCACCTTCAACATTTATTTATCTCATACGGTTTCTGATTTGCCCTAGAGAGATAactataaaatagaatatatcaatatatttcttaactacttatatatcttatttgatcattgtaaatgattttatttcagagTAAAACCTTTAGACttatgttgtaatatatattttgaaatattgcacttcatctcagtttttttttttttttttttttttttttttttttttttttgtatgatagaatACAACCTTATACCCAGGCAACGGAAAACCCATCCATTGCAATTTCTTGGGATTTGCTCTTGCACATAAACCTCGACTTCTCTTTCCTACAGCTAACACTCGGATCctgttattttaaagaaaaaatcgacctatttaaaaaaaaaaatctcactacAAATTCTCCATTATCAGTGGTTACCCTTTATGCTCCTTGCAGCCTTTCTTGCTTTTCTTCAGTCAAGagcatccacgagagagagagagagagagagagagagagagagagagagagagagagagggagagagagagagagagagagagagagagagagagagagagagagagagagagtaactgacTGAGTGCGTTACCTCCTACGGCGCCTTGGTCCCAGCTCGTTTTCTGGTATTCTTCAATCATGGCCGAATATTGGTGCTCGAAACATTGTCTTTCATAGACGTCCAGGAGCAGGCTGTTCACGGCTGAATACCtggaaagagaatttgaaataTATGAACTTGTGTTCATGCACGACAGAAAAAGAATTGGTTTCTGTTCAGATTTATCTGCAAAAATTTAATCTTTGGGCTATAAAAACACTTATGACACGAATCTTCACCTTTCTCCTCTTCGGTACACTTCCCCTCATTAAGAAAGAGTAAAAAACATGCAACTGAAAATCTTTTAAATAGTTTCCATACtgaccagaaaaagaaaaaggaaattaccATAAaggttcagaaaaataaatttttagttAAAAGAACTTATGGGTGTTTcatgtttaaatttttatttatttattattttttatttatttatttttttgacggTAAAGATAAAGTAGTCTTTATTTTTACCGAccggatatttactacccttacttattatttttgtttatgtttatgatatgtaccttcttttatttatgctttttctATCATCCCCGGACCTGGTATTAAACACCGCGCCCATTATATACCTATTAGCTATTTCACATAAATTGGCAGTTACCGAACCAGATGGGCGCAGCAGTTGTCTTCATTCTTACATTTTagctaaaaaaattctttaacagGCTAAAAAGATTTTGTGGTATAACATGGGTCTGTTTAATCACCAGACGTAAATTATTTCGCGACCTGTCACAATCACAAGAGTTATCCCCTAAAATATAAGTTTTCTCTGAATAACTATAATTAAATAATAGAAAACTTATGACTTTGATTTAGAAGCATAcctattaaaaaatatttgttattattataatcacgAACTCCACATTTTCTCTGACCGTGTCTGTGTTCATACGTGGTAATTATATGGGCGGAAAGCCCAGAGAATTCTACACAATATGGAATATATTAGAATTCGGCATGTTGTTATAGTTAAATGAAATTAGTGAACGGACGTTGTCCTTACAACGatataaaacaaaagtaataattcAGGTACAAATAGCTGAGATGGCAGGAAGAATCTTACGGTacatggtatttctacagaagcagtccgcacggactgcaagaaacgtaaccgcggatacgacatccactagggattggggcgtccaatgttttcgccgtgtttagtactggcccctaggggattaattacagtcgtacgaataaatattacttaaaattcttgttcagtaggtaaatcTGCACAGCAAAacctgcaactgccatagtctaggccaccgcggataagtaccctagatctacccggTACATTTCAGTTCgactaaaacaaaatatgaaagaacGTTATACTGAAGATATAGCAAATCTAAATCAAAACGTCTGCCATAGATGCAGCCTGCAACCAGTAGTATACTAACCATGCCTGACGTTCCATAGCCTGACCTAGAACTTTGTAGCCCTTTCCAGGGACTTTGACCTCATTTGGACTCCCAGTGATTAGTGCAAATATGTATATGAGCCGATATATCTTGACTTTAGCCACAAACACACACGGGGAAACGTCCTGAGGGATTGGGGGTTGGGGAAGGATATGCAAGGATACGCTCCACTGTCCCCCACTTAACTAGATTACCACAAATGTTGGCGGTGTTCACGGTTTCCCCAACCACTCTCAACCCTGACACCTGTTCTTATCGAGATGTGTAGCTATAATGAGGTTTAGAGATAGATTATATAAGCTTAACTTATCCTAGTGTTCGTACAGATAAAGAGATTAACCGTctataatgataaagataaatcAAAGCTTGATCTAACCTGCTGATTATAACAACTTTGTTATCATAGTGAACAAATACTTTATTCACATAAATACGACAACCCCTTTTTTTACCGTTATTTCGTTCATagagaaatctaaaaaaaaaaaaaaattattaaaagaagtgGGTTAAACAACAGATAACGACCAAGGAAAGGGAAATTACCTCGGAGAAGGAGATAGCACCAGAAAAATGGCGACTGACTGACACAGGATACATCTGTTCGACTATAGTCTACACAGACGGACATAATAACACTCGCCTTTTCTAAATACATCGTCCCAAAATTACCTGGAAAGTTCACTTCCAAGGGTGTCGTCCATCATAATGTCACACACCACGTTGATGGTAATGTTTGTGCCTTTAACGCCTTCGAAAGCTCTGTTGTCTTTGTTGTACTGAACTACTCCGTTGAAGTTCTCTGCCAGCAATTCGTGCATATTAGAGACATCTTCCTTCTTTGTGCCGTCGAGAACGGTGCACAGTCTGTCAAAATAGAGACAACATACTTAAATGAAAACTGACACTGTTGCTAAACAGAAGGAAGtataatagtataaataataaaactggaaCATTTTCAACAATTTGGAGTTGTGACAGGCGTCCTGACAGTTAAGTTTTAAATGTTTCaagatcatataaataataagtctAGTTActagctatagcagattcacatcaaccgtgcatttgatgtcaaggccagtcccttacgacgctcctgattggctgttgataagccaatcccaggaatagaaactttcagtctctctcgagatttcgcacaggcaggatgtaagttccgtctttcctgagggatacgtctttcaaaagcatcccttaggagaggtggaacatacatcctccctgtgtgaactctctcgagagactgacagtttccagccttgtgattggcttatcaacagtcaatcaggagcgtcgtaagggactggccgagacatcaaatgcacggttgatgtgaatctactataggaacaaCTCTGTCCGACTTATGCTCATCTTAGACACTAAATCTTATATTGCACTGTGCTAGTACATAAATTTTATGTATGGGTGACAGAGACGCTGCAAAAGCTTTAGGATTTTTGTCTTTCTATCttcaaaaagataaattaatgggATCTGAATACAATAGGTCCATCTCACTTTTTTTCGTGAGTTGAAGAtgcaaacgtgtatatatatatatatatatatatatatatatatatatatatatatatatatatatatatatatatatatatatatatatatatatatatatatatatatagatagatagatagatatagataaatcaactgattaatttatcaattaaagAAACCTTCCTTTCATTTAGTACAAACATATAATGTTCAGTGAAAAAGTCTGGTTAGGAATCTATTCAATCACTATGAGAAATATACTGCGTCTTTTAATAATCACTTTTATAAAAAGCGGGATAACTTAAGAGTTCTTCCCAAGTCTCTCTCACTTTCGAACTGGTCAGGGAACGGTGAAAagcttggatctctctctctctctctctctctctctctctcttgacagggAACAGTAAAAGCACGAGATCTAAGCAAGAAGTGGTCAGACTCTACCTGAATTCTTCAGAAAGAAGATGCCAACCCGTAGGACGACCCAAGAGCATAGAGATCTGGTCCGTTGCTGCCTGAATGGCTACGTTACAGCGTTCGTCACTCTCAGATGCCAAGGAATTCCTTACGACTTCCAAGTATTCTGCATGAGGAGAATAGAAGGCGAATAAGCGGTTGAATAGTAAAGGAGGAAGACCAATTAAATTTTGCTGTACATAAAAACAGGAAAGCAGTAGATACTGTACTTTCAGAGAGAAGTACTAACTGCATTTCCAAATACGTTGTACCACAAAGCCATCTTAAAAGAGCAATCCAAAAACGTAGCgtaggaataaaaaataattaatgtcgTTTCTACATATCAAAAGCAGAAGCATTTTAAATGATGTGATGTCATATGTATTGATACAAAGAGTGGCAAGAGCTTaccgaaaaatggaaaaaaaatctgtcCATTTGTCTTGTAATAAAATCAaccaatgcaatatatatatatatatatatatatatatatatatatatatatatacacatatatatataaatacatacatatatatatatatatatactatataaatacacacacacacatatatatatatatatatatatatattatatatatatataatatacactaaaaacacacacacacatatatatatatataatatacatatacatatatacatacacacatatacacacacaaataattaatGTCGTTTCTACATATCAAAAGCAGAAGCATTTTAAATGATGTGATGTCATATGTATTGATACAAGAGTGGCAAGAGCTTaccgaaaaatggaaaaaaaatctgtccatttgtcttgtataaaataaaaacaccaatgcaatatcatattatatatatatatataatatatatatataaaaatatacacatatatatataaatacatacatatatatatatatatatatatatacaaattttttatataatacacacacacactatatatatatatatatatatatatatatatatatatatatatatacacacacacacacacacacacacacacatatatatatatagatatatatatatatatatatatatatgatatacaaacacaccacacaacaccacacacacacacacatatatatatatatatatatatatatatatatatatatatatatattatatatatatatatatatatatatacatatacatatatacatacacatatacacacacaccacacacacacacatatatatatatatatatatattatatacaagtggaacccccgtattcgcgttctcgatTCGCGGACTCaccacattcgcggatttctctcgggaacgttcccctgcattattcgcggaaaattcgcgcattcgctgtatttttctatgagaaatatccacaaattcctggtttttgttattaatttcatcataaaatgcacttttttgtgataaaactattaaaaaaaccaagtatgaaaatttttagtggtttttcttaagttttaactaacaaaataggctgtttatagcgtttttataggggttccaaacattcgcggattctaactattcacgggggggtctggtacgcatcccccgcgaatacgggggaccactgtatatatatatatgtatttcaaagAAAGGGAGAGTGGACTGGAAATTTAACGCCCTTTTCCAGCCGACGTCCGAAGCAAACACACAAAAGAGAAAACAAGTGATggtattgaatttttaactattttCAAGTGCCTCAGACAAGTGCATATAGTAATGAAACTTTCTTTTAGGACAACGAAGTCCATATAGTCAAAGATGAAGAGTGGACGCTCAAGATATACTAGGAAATAAACGGAAGAAGAAAAGATTTAGAAGTTCATAACATCAAGAAAAAGATTTTTTAGCACAGGAAAAGATAAATGTatacattttattaatattaaaaagttaaacattttgaatttcagtgcaacattttttcatagTATGGCCTTAGTGGTGAACAGTTCCGTAAAAATCTGCCGCCACC of Macrobrachium nipponense isolate FS-2020 chromosome 33, ASM1510439v2, whole genome shotgun sequence contains these proteins:
- the LOC135203207 gene encoding putative serine protease K12H4.7, yielding MKILSPLPHFLVGVLLLISCFPANGYLHPPKKPEGVTLPPEEWFVQKLDHSDPSDTRTWSQRYYKNLDFFKPGGPVFLMIGGEGPADPIWMVEGAWTLYAQEMNALLLMLEHRYYGKSHPTEDASVENLVYLSSEQALADLAEFTVKMQEELGLTDNKWVAFGGSYPGSLSVWYRLKYPHLVHASVATSAPLVARSDFREYLEVVRNSLASESDERCNVAIQAATDQISMLLGRPTGWHLLSEEFRLCTVLDGTKKEDVSNMHELLAENFNGVVQYNKDNRAFEGVKGTNITINVVCDIMMDDTLGSELSRYSAVNSLLLDVYERQCFEHQYSAMIEEYQKTSWDQGAVGGRSWYYQTCTEFGWYQGSDSDEQPFGHRFPLEFFTQMCQDIYGPSFTVEFLEEAIKKTNANYGGLTPNVTRVVFVNGNIDPWHALGITSDLSSEAPAIFIQGTAHCANMYPPTSDDLPQLQEARQKIFSLIEQWLSEE